A window of Gossypium hirsutum isolate 1008001.06 chromosome D13, Gossypium_hirsutum_v2.1, whole genome shotgun sequence genomic DNA:
CTGCTTTTTGGTTACATCATTAAGAGATTTATTAGTGGATGACTTCTTCCACTGCTGCCGTATTATTCGTAAAGCTTCACCTCTAAGTTCAGAGTTAAAAGGGCAGTTATTGCATGAAGACAGAGAAAGAAATCTTCCATATGTGTACCTCTCTCTTTGTAGGGTGCACGTTCACATCAACATGCTCAGGTGGCAATGTAATTGACATATAAATGAAaggttttgaagcttttggtaAGGTTGCAACATAAACAACTTCAAGAGCTCTCTTTAAAGCAGTGCATTCAACCAATCTATCTGAGGTAattgacaaaaaaagaaaaacaaaagaatgtGATATAAAAGATCAAATGAGAACCCATATACCACTTACACACACCATTAACAATAAGCTAAAGTAAAAAGGCCATAAGATTAGCACAATGGAGGATATTGAtagatttaaatatatataattttctagGTCAACTAAATATAGGTAATGACCTTTCTAGAATAGTTAGCCAACAGCTAGAAAAATAGTTGCAGCAGCAAAGGCAGGACCAGGATGAATTCCCAAACCATATGCTGTAATGAACAACCAAAAAGGAAACCTAAAGTATTTCTGAAATAAATAAGGAAAGGTTTGAGGACAAAAAGTGAgataaaagggaaaataaagaggTGATTATAAGGTACTGAAAGAGATGAATATCGATGATCAACATATTGATCAAATGTTCCAAGTATGAATGATCCGAAATTGAGGCAGcaggaaatttttaataaaaatggatGGATTATTGTCATTCCTAAATGAAAAGGGCAGCTAATTCGAGAGATTACATTGATTATATGGCCCTCCTTCAATTCGAATGTTCCAGGAGAGGAGGAGACATTAAGAGTGCAAATGCCACTCTTCCCCTCCCTTCACCTCTTCTAGAAACCTCTACTCCTTCCCTAAAGGATAGCTAGGTACTCATTTCGGGTATCAAAAGGATTTCcgatatcaaaaaaaaaaatgtttagatCTAATATTTACACAAGTTATGTGCAGTGTATGTCATCAGAGTCAGTTTTACTCATCCAGCAAGAGTTAAATACAGCAGGAAAAAACTGAGAGTTTGAAGTTCGTCCTCATCACAGACAATTTTGTCCAGCAGGAAGATTAAGTTGATAGGGGCCTTTAAATCAGCCTATAACTTGTTTATTTTaatctctttcattttctttagAGTATTTTATGAGTGAATTTtgattttcatgtaaaagaaTTGTTCCATCTTCAAATAGTATTGATATTCAAaaatagaagagtaaaaagataCCATTGATAAATAGCACCATTGTGGTTTTCTTTGCAACATAGTTTGAGTTGGAGATGAAGCCATCCATCTCAAAGACCGAGCTAGAAGGATCATGATCTGAAGCTTCAATTTTTATCAGATTCTGAGCAACCAAAAGCCCATAAACAGATCTGATAGCATTAAGCCTTGATGGTGTTGCAACCGAGTGAACATCTGCTCTAGCAGCTCCATGCTGATAACATACAATTTAAGGCTTTACAAACTCATACTATACAAGCATCAGTCATGTAAATGAGACAATTAATCATAAAGATATGATATACTGGCGGAGAGGCTTACCTTTCTACAAGAAAAGCTCACATCTATATGATGAATGGCAAAGCGGCTTAGCAAGTCTACAATTTTAGTATAATCATCAGCAGAATTTTGCAGTGTCTTCCTCCTAGCAATCATGTTATAGAACAAATTCTCAATCTGAAATACACAACCAAGATAAAAGATGTCAAATAGGTAAAAGAGCTAACAGGAAAAAAGTAGCTCATGACCCACTCACAAGCTACTCAGGACAAACCAATCTTTTATCAAAACACAGAAACCTAAGCATGTCTAATAAATGAGTGGAGTTTGATGGAAAGGTGCTTCAAACATTTATGTCCACAAACAAAAGTCAGAAGTAGCTTGTCAATTGAGCATGCAAATTGTTGGTGAAGAAAGCTTATTATAAAGTTATGACTCATGAACAAATCTCACTATGTTATATAGAAGGTCTTTTCACCTTTTCCGCTGGAGTAGTTTTAATTACCTTAACTTTTTTTGTGGATGATGTTTATGCATAAGTTGTTTGAAATAGGTTAGAAACTATAGATCAGAAGTTTTCAGTGTATATTATGTGAAAAGCAGTTTCAGTGAATAAATCAACTTTATGAAATGCTTAGGCTAGAGCACCAATCCAATTGTTCAAGTTCTCAAATAAAGCTAAGTTCCTTAATCCATTTAAGTTCAAGCTGAAAAACCATGCAGCAAACACTCCGAacaagaacataaataaaatcaCTACCAGTTGAGACTACTTAAGTTTCCCATTGCCATGTATTCCTCTACTAGCATTTCCCAAGAACCATacacttgaattttttattttttttaagtttctatGCAAAACAGAAAATAATCTAGTTAAAAAATAACGATTCATAGTTTTCTCAGTTTCATAAAGAAACTAAAttaataagagaaagaaaaaatgtaGTCGATACCACTATTTGGGTTCCTTTCACAGCAGCACATGCCTTAGGTTCATTCTCCATCACACCATCTCTATAAGACACCCTGCAAAACCATAAAATCAACAACAAAGCAGGGGTTTTATacaatgaagaagaagaatgTGAAGGTTTGGTGGAAGAGAAGAGGCCCAAGAACCTGTATCCATGCAATTGGCCCCGGGTAATGGTAGTGACGGTAACGTGACCAACATATGTCATGCTAGCCAACGCCTCTCCTCTAAACCCCATCGACTTTATTGACTGCAAATCCTCGTATTTCGACAACTTCGACGTCGTATGCCTCTCGCACAATATAGGCAAGTCCTCATACTACGAACGGGACATATTTAGATTAAAATAACAACAAATGTTTATTTCCATTTCAAAAAGAAATGTAAAATAGAAAAAGGGAAGTTGATTACTCGAATGCCATGGCCGTCGTCGGAGACTTGAATGAGTTTAAGACCACCGTCCTTGACGAGGACGCTTATGGAAGTGGAGGAAGCGTCTAAACTATTCTCGACTAGCTCTTTGACGGCGGAGACAGGGCGTTGGATTACCTCTCCGGCAGCGATTCGGTTGACCACAGGCTCGTCCAGGCGGTGGATCCTGGGTGGCTCTTTAACTTCTTCGGCCGGTTCTATTTCCATGGCGGGTTCTAACTTCTAAACACTACAAAACAGGAGTGGAGGCAATACTATATACATTGTACTTCTTCAACCGCGTCTGTAGTAGCTTTGAACTCACTCACTGCTATTATGCAAGGGTCGCCGGTCCACACCTTTTCGACTGGGTCTGCAAATGGTTTTTATTTTTCGggctttaattttgtttattttcttaaaatggtaaattacagGCAATCAAAGTAGCTGACAAAATAATCACCTAAAAGTTCATTTCATTGACTCAACTTTAGTAAACTGACAAAACAGTCCTATTTTGCCGTTTTTCGTCATGGCAGATGATAGCGTCCTTGGTGTCAAAAAAATCCTCCAGATGGCTGATTACTCTCAATTTAATAGCCCTACCAGCACTAATTTAGGGttagagaagaaaaagatgatgagGAGAAGAAGAGGAGGAAGAAGGAAAAGAGGAAAAATAAAGATGCCTAAAGTGATTCTGGTGTGCTATTCTGGAAACCCAGCCAAATTAAACACGTCTTGGCCCAATGACAACTTAGATAGGAGGTTTTTTTGGGTGTAAGAAAATTGGTTGTGGATTTCGAAAACCATGTCGATTTTTCACTTGGTTTGATCCACTATTGACGCCCCGTTCACGAATTGTGTTGTTGGATCTTCAAAAAAAGTGAGGACATTGGAAGATGCAAAAATAAGGGAGAGAAAAATATGGTTTTTGCTGCTTATATTTGTAACTGTGTTGTTTTTTAAACCTTAAGTCAGCTTATGTTGTTGTTGTTAGCACTGAAAGCTAGCTTATGTTTTGTAATATTGTTGCTGGTATATTGTTGCTTATGTTGTTATACATGGCTGCTGGTATACATGGCTAACCAGCTTATGTTGTTGCTTACAAACTTGAAAGACTTGAAATGGGATAATATGTGGTTGTTGCTTACAAATTGTTTTGTAATATTGTTATTGCTTACAACAGTTAGAAAGTTGTTTTgtaatatttgatttcatttcaaAGTTGATGACTTGAAAGAATGTTTAATCGTCATTTCATTTGTATTTCTCAATGCTCATATATCAGAAAAGATAACacagatgaaaaaaaaagaaacatttgTATTTTTCAATTCTCACACATTTGTTTTCTCAATACTCATATGTTAGAAGAGATAACACAAATTGCATGGATCAATGCTCATATATTAAGGCCAAAACATCAAACTATTTACAAAAGGAAGGAGGGGCAAATTATTGCCAAATTTTCCTACAATTCAACACAATTGAATAGATGTGAATTGTAGGCAAATTTACAAAGAAAATTCAATGACTATATGCCTAAGTTTATCAACAGTAGCAATCTTAggcaaatttacaaaaattaatcTGCCTAAGTTAATAAATCTGTAGTAGGCAAATTTACACAATTTAAAAAAGTTAACGAAATAAAGTCTGTTCAATGTCATCATTGGTCTATCATAGATGACTCATGAGTAGGAGGCATCCATCTAACAGTGGTTGGTTTCCTTTTGAATGGGAGCTTTTCTCTTTGAGCAACATATTTTTGGTAAGTTGGGGCAGCTTGTTGATGAGTTGGGGCAGCTTGTAACTGAGTTAGGGCAGCCTGTTGAGTTGGGGTACTCTCTTGCTGATTTGGGGTAGCCTGTTGCTGAGTTGGGGCAACCACTTGGTTGTAAACACCAACTTTATGTCTTTTGACCTACAGGAACAAGTGAAATCTATCAAACAAATTCATAAACAGAAGTAATATAACTTAACTTAAGGCAAATGACTTACTGGAATGTTTTGGCCAACTTCCCCTTTCCAACTCCTCTTATTGTGGCCTATTCTTTTGCATTTACTGCACCTCATGACCACCCCTCTCTTGCTTAATCTTTCTGTTGTTTGTGGTTCATCAGGTTCTTTCTTTCTCACCTTAGTAGGTCTGCCAGGTAGCTTTCTTAGTGTAGGAGGCAGTATTAGCAGCCTGTTTGACAAAGAGACCTATAGTTTTGGACCCCTTACTAACCTTATAAAGTTGGAGTAAATTTGAAGCTGGGTTTGCTTGGTGTACCAAGCTTGTACATAGGTATCTGAGAACTCATCTTTTAGATGAATGATAACCAATGCATGCATGCAAGGGATGCCAGTGAGATCCCAATTCCTATAGGAGCAGGAATTCTCAACTAGGTCCATCACATGTTGGCTGCTTGGACCACATTCGACCTAATACTTGTCCCCACTAGCATGAGATGGAACACACCTAAAAAACAGTCACCATGCTTGGTTAAAAAACAGTCACTAAAAAAACATTGTGATCAACCCCACCAacaatcacacacacacacacacacacacctaaAAAATAGTCACTACAtgcatattattaaaaaatacttattgcatgcatattaaaaaatagttaaCAGCATGTGACCATCCCCACCAACAATTActgcatgcatattaaaaaaaCAGTCACACACACACACTCCTAAATAATAATCACTACATGCATATTACAAAAAATTACTCActgcatgcatattaaaaaatagtcaaCAGCATGTGACCATCCCCACCAACAATCACTacatgcatattaaaaaaaagtcacacacacacacacctaaAAAAAGTCACTGCATACATATTAAATAGTTATACACACCAACAATCATAAgcaaacaaattaaaaaacaatgcatgtatattttaaaaaactcACTAAAACAGCATGTGACCAGCAACATAAAGTCAGGATAAATGCATCAGAAAGATTAAAAAGGGtaactttaccttaatgaatatttgatattgacaTCTAGCTTTTTCCTGATCTTTGGACACAACATTCCTTTCCATTTTTCAGTTTCTTCTTTCTTATTGACAATAAGCAACATAATCTTGGTCCTTACTGTTTCCATCATGGTCAGAATAGGTTTTCCTCTTGCTTCCAATATCATCTACCAGTAAACAATATAAAGGATTAGTGAACTGCTAATTATTAGTAAGAAACATAAACCATTGGGGTTTACCTTGTTAAAGGATTCAGAAAGATTATTCACCAACATGTCAGGATAGCTCCTAATTGAGAAGTGAGACCTTGACCAGTGAGTAGGGTTCTTTTCCTTCAACC
This region includes:
- the LOC107920384 gene encoding DNA mismatch repair protein MLH1 isoform X3 — encoded protein: MEIEPAEEVKEPPRIHRLDEPVVNRIAAGEVIQRPVSAVKELVENSLDASSTSISVLVKDGGLKLIQVSDDGHGIRYEDLPILCERHTTSKLSKYEDLQSIKSMGFRGEALASMTYVGHVTVTTITRGQLHGYRVSYRDGVMENEPKACAAVKGTQIVIENLFYNMIARRKTLQNSADDYTKIVDLLSRFAIHHIDVSFSCRKHGAARADVHSVATPSRLNAIRSVYGLLVAQNLIKIEASDHDPSSSVFEMDGFISNSNYVAKKTTMVLFINDRLVECTALKRALEVVYVATLPKASKPFIYMSITLPPEHVDVNVHPTKREVSLLNQEVIVEKMQSVVESVLRNSNESRTFQEQTVEATPSVPSVTNNDLHLSPSPSGSKSQRVPVNKIVRTDSSDPAGRMHAYLYKNPQKYLGRDSSLTTVRSSVRQRRNLKETADLTSIQELINDIDSKCHSDLLDIVRQSTYVGMADDVFALLQHNTHLYLANVVNLRAGVKKASVETHSKIQLLGIFCSKELMYQQVLRRFAHFNAIQLSEPAPLQELIMLALKEEDLDLESNENDELKKKIAEMNTQLLKQKSEMLEEYFCIFIDSDGNLSRLPILLDQYTPDMDRVPEFVLCLGNDVLQMEWHGP